In Flavobacterium sp. CS20, a single window of DNA contains:
- a CDS encoding OmpA family protein, with the protein MSKSILICISFCVFLFACGNSKKAVEKKPARTSEYINPKSDMAIAGSVNFDNNESLTIYSAIIKNITGDKPGAYIGNEMDKLAEQLQNKLDYSELLRVGEGLILEFNSKSNFYFNTGKTNLNSESRQNLDVIVSTLKQYPKVNLIIETHTDASGDEDVNMKLSQERVLSIKNYLLEKGIDSSRIKTKAFGENQPKVNNETLENRQLNRRVDFGFYASDALKEEAINKTQ; encoded by the coding sequence ATGTCAAAATCTATTTTAATCTGTATATCTTTTTGCGTTTTCCTTTTTGCCTGTGGAAACTCAAAAAAAGCGGTTGAGAAAAAGCCAGCAAGAACTTCAGAATATATCAACCCTAAAAGCGATATGGCAATTGCAGGTTCAGTCAATTTTGATAATAACGAAAGCTTGACTATCTATTCTGCCATTATAAAAAATATCACGGGAGATAAACCTGGTGCTTATATCGGTAATGAAATGGATAAATTGGCAGAACAATTGCAAAACAAATTAGATTATTCTGAATTACTTCGTGTTGGTGAAGGACTGATACTTGAATTTAATTCTAAGTCTAATTTTTATTTTAACACCGGAAAAACAAATTTGAATTCCGAATCAAGACAAAATTTAGATGTTATAGTTTCAACTTTAAAACAATATCCAAAGGTCAACCTGATTATTGAAACGCATACAGATGCTTCTGGTGATGAAGATGTTAATATGAAATTATCTCAAGAACGCGTTTTGTCTATTAAAAATTATCTATTAGAAAAAGGTATTGATTCAAGTCGAATTAAAACCAAAGCTTTTGGCGAAAATCAACCTAAAGTTAATAATGAGACCTTAGAAAATCGCCAGCTTAACAGACGTGTTGATTTTGGATTTTACGCCTCTGATGCTTTAAAAGAAGAAGCTATAAATAAGACTCAATAA
- a CDS encoding thiamine pyrophosphate-dependent enzyme: MNFNSTEIDQKDYVNLFKSILKPRLIEEKMLILLRQGKISKWFSGIGQEAIAVGVTLALKDDEYILPMHRNLGVFTTRNIPLHRLFSQWQGKLSGFTKGRDRSFHFGTQDYKIIGMISHLGPQLGVADGIALAQKLRKTNKATCVFTGEGGTSEGDFHEALNIASVWQLPVVFCVENNGYGLSTPTNEQFNIENIADRGKAYGIESHIIDGNNIAEVYEKMTYIFEEVRKKPKPVLVEFKTFRRRGHEEASGTKYVPNQLINHWSSKDPIDNLKKYLLDKHILDDSEIERIKSEIKSEIDKHLQITFNEPQVESSIMGELNDVYAPNDQKIIKPKRNKTSEKRFVDAISDGLRESMQRHDELVIMGQDIAEYGGVFKITEGFVEEFGKHRVRNTPICESGVIEATMGLSICGIKSVVEMQFGDFVSSGFNPIVNYLAKTYYRWQQNADVVIRMPCGAGVGAGPFHSQTNEAWFTKTPGLKVVYPAFPEDAKGLLCLAIDDPNPVLFFEHKALYRSLKTQTPDGYFTHEIGKAQTVNFGNKISIITYGMGVHWALALLKEYLENTIDIIDLKTLKPLDTEAILSSVKKTSRVVVLQEDSAFGGLAAEIAAWISEHAFQFLDAPVKRVCSIDTPIPFAENLEKNYLANSRLKTTLDELLKF, encoded by the coding sequence ATGAACTTCAACTCTACTGAAATTGATCAAAAAGATTATGTCAATTTATTTAAAAGCATTTTAAAACCTCGTTTAATTGAGGAGAAAATGTTGATTTTGCTGAGGCAAGGTAAAATTTCAAAATGGTTTAGTGGCATTGGTCAAGAAGCTATTGCTGTTGGTGTCACTTTAGCTTTGAAAGATGATGAATATATTTTGCCTATGCACAGAAATTTAGGTGTTTTTACAACTCGAAATATTCCTTTACACCGTCTGTTTTCTCAATGGCAAGGCAAACTTAGTGGATTTACCAAAGGACGTGATAGAAGTTTTCATTTTGGAACACAAGATTACAAAATTATTGGAATGATTTCTCATCTTGGTCCACAACTTGGCGTAGCTGATGGTATTGCTCTTGCTCAAAAATTAAGAAAAACAAATAAAGCAACCTGTGTGTTTACTGGCGAAGGTGGCACAAGTGAAGGCGATTTTCACGAAGCTTTAAACATTGCTTCGGTATGGCAATTACCCGTTGTGTTTTGTGTAGAAAACAACGGTTATGGACTGTCCACGCCAACTAACGAACAGTTTAATATTGAAAATATAGCCGATAGAGGAAAAGCTTATGGCATAGAATCTCATATTATTGATGGAAATAATATTGCAGAAGTTTATGAAAAAATGACCTATATTTTTGAAGAGGTTCGCAAAAAACCTAAACCAGTTTTAGTTGAATTTAAAACTTTTAGGCGTCGTGGTCATGAAGAGGCTAGCGGAACAAAATATGTCCCTAATCAGCTAATAAATCACTGGAGTTCGAAAGATCCAATTGATAATTTAAAAAAATATCTTTTAGATAAACATATTTTAGATGATTCAGAAATAGAACGTATAAAGTCTGAAATCAAATCAGAAATAGATAAACATCTACAAATTACTTTCAATGAACCGCAAGTCGAGTCTTCAATAATGGGAGAATTAAATGATGTTTATGCACCAAATGATCAAAAAATCATAAAACCTAAACGCAATAAAACATCTGAAAAACGTTTTGTTGATGCCATTTCTGATGGCTTGCGTGAATCTATGCAAAGGCATGATGAACTTGTGATTATGGGTCAAGATATCGCTGAATACGGCGGTGTTTTTAAAATTACTGAAGGTTTTGTAGAAGAATTTGGAAAACATCGGGTGCGAAATACCCCAATTTGTGAATCTGGCGTGATTGAAGCGACTATGGGTTTGAGTATTTGCGGTATCAAATCGGTAGTAGAGATGCAATTTGGCGACTTTGTTTCCTCTGGGTTTAATCCTATTGTTAATTATCTGGCAAAAACATATTACCGCTGGCAACAAAATGCTGATGTAGTGATAAGAATGCCTTGTGGTGCTGGTGTTGGTGCTGGACCATTTCACAGTCAAACCAACGAAGCTTGGTTTACCAAAACACCTGGCTTAAAAGTGGTTTATCCAGCCTTTCCAGAAGATGCAAAAGGGCTTTTATGTCTTGCAATCGACGATCCAAATCCAGTCTTGTTTTTTGAACATAAAGCTTTATATAGAAGTTTAAAAACACAAACCCCTGATGGGTATTTTACTCACGAAATTGGCAAAGCACAAACTGTAAATTTTGGTAACAAAATCAGCATTATCACTTATGGAATGGGTGTGCATTGGGCTTTGGCTTTACTTAAAGAATATCTTGAAAACACTATCGATATTATAGATTTAAAAACTTTAAAACCTTTAGATACAGAAGCCATTCTATCTAGTGTTAAAAAAACCAGTAGGGTAGTGGTTTTACAAGAAGACTCTGCCTTTGGTGGTCTTGCAGCTGAAATTGCTGCGTGGATTAGTGAACATGCTTTTCAGTTTTTAGATGCACCTGTCAAAAGAGTTTGCAGTATAGATACACCGATTCCATTTGCTGAAAATCTAGAAAAAAACTACTTAGCCAACTCAAGATTAAAAACAACACTTGATGAATTGCTCAAATTTTAA
- the meaB gene encoding methylmalonyl Co-A mutase-associated GTPase MeaB, whose protein sequence is MNNYINPKYQSKLKKRKSRSVKTLFSRLIHGDKVALSQAITLIESEQQKHQKTVDELITSCLPHSGQSIRIGITGVPGVGKSTFIEAFGKTLIQEGKQVAVLAVDPTSSVSKGSILGDKTRMQGLVKEKNAYISPTASGSSLGGVARKTRESIILCEATGYDVILVETVGVGQSETAVHSMTDFFLLLKLAGAGDELQGMKRGIIEMADAILINKADGENQKAAKKAQMEFKRALHLYPEKNSQWIPKVKCISSINNKGITEIWDMIKAYQKSTIENGFFNQNRFEQQKFWLFDSLNQKLKQNFYDHPKLKSKLKIYLDKIEQQEISSFKVADQLYQYYLDSIKEK, encoded by the coding sequence TTGAATAATTATATAAATCCTAAATATCAATCTAAGTTAAAAAAAAGAAAAAGTAGATCTGTCAAAACCCTGTTTTCTCGGTTAATCCATGGCGATAAAGTTGCATTAAGTCAAGCTATAACCTTAATAGAAAGTGAACAGCAAAAACATCAAAAAACTGTAGATGAACTCATTACGTCCTGTTTGCCACATTCAGGGCAATCCATTAGAATCGGTATTACAGGTGTTCCTGGCGTTGGTAAAAGCACATTTATAGAAGCCTTTGGCAAAACGCTTATTCAAGAAGGAAAACAAGTTGCGGTCTTGGCAGTTGACCCGACGAGTTCAGTTTCAAAAGGAAGCATCTTAGGCGACAAAACCCGAATGCAGGGTTTGGTAAAAGAAAAAAACGCCTATATCAGTCCAACAGCATCAGGTAGCTCACTTGGCGGTGTGGCAAGAAAAACACGTGAAAGTATTATCCTTTGTGAAGCGACCGGATATGATGTTATTCTTGTTGAGACCGTTGGTGTAGGTCAAAGCGAAACCGCTGTCCACAGTATGACGGATTTTTTTCTATTATTAAAATTAGCAGGTGCAGGCGACGAACTACAAGGCATGAAACGTGGCATTATAGAAATGGCTGATGCTATTTTGATCAATAAAGCTGATGGAGAAAACCAAAAAGCCGCCAAAAAAGCACAAATGGAATTTAAAAGAGCACTTCATCTCTATCCTGAAAAAAACAGCCAATGGATACCAAAAGTGAAGTGTATTTCTTCAATTAACAATAAAGGTATTACTGAAATTTGGGATATGATAAAGGCTTATCAAAAATCTACTATCGAAAATGGTTTTTTTAATCAGAATCGTTTTGAGCAACAAAAATTTTGGTTATTTGACAGCCTAAACCAAAAGTTGAAACAAAATTTTTACGATCATCCTAAGTTAAAATCAAAATTAAAAATTTATCTCGATAAAATTGAACAACAAGAAATTTCATCGTTTAAAGTCGCTGATCAGCTTTATCAATATTATCTTGACTCAATAAAAGAAAAATAA
- a CDS encoding DUF2911 domain-containing protein, which yields MPKALKIILFIIAGLIIVAIAGFYIMRFNTKKHSPEDTVVFKQDSLKIEVFYNRPYKKGRDIFGNIVAYNEVWRTGANEATTFKTNKDLLIEGSLLEAGKYTLWTIPNETSWVVIFNDKMYNWGVNFSDGKASRVEKFDVLKVEVPVSKNLKTIEQFSIYFDEQFGDINMFLAWDDIVVPVSIKPAKT from the coding sequence ATGCCTAAAGCGCTTAAAATTATACTTTTCATCATAGCAGGACTGATTATTGTTGCCATTGCTGGTTTTTATATTATGAGATTTAACACAAAAAAACACAGCCCAGAAGATACTGTTGTTTTCAAACAAGACAGTTTAAAAATTGAAGTATTTTATAATAGACCTTATAAAAAAGGAAGAGATATTTTTGGAAATATTGTAGCATACAACGAAGTATGGCGAACGGGTGCAAACGAAGCCACTACTTTTAAAACCAACAAAGATCTTTTGATTGAAGGTTCGCTACTTGAAGCAGGAAAATATACTTTGTGGACAATTCCTAACGAAACCTCGTGGGTCGTTATTTTTAATGATAAAATGTATAATTGGGGTGTAAATTTTTCTGATGGTAAAGCCTCGCGAGTAGAGAAATTTGACGTTTTAAAGGTTGAAGTTCCTGTTTCAAAAAATCTTAAAACCATAGAGCAATTCAGCATTTACTTTGATGAACAGTTTGGTGACATCAATATGTTTCTGGCTTGGGATGATATTGTTGTTCCTGTATCGATAAAACCTGCTAAGACTTAA
- the cysS gene encoding cysteine--tRNA ligase, which produces MALYDNQKLKIYNSLTGEKEYFKPLTKGHIGMYVCGPTVYNKVHLGNCRTFISFDLIFRYLKHLGYKVRYVRNITDAGHLENDAEEGEDRIAKKARLEELEPMEVVQKYTVDFHNTLQKFNNLPPSIEPTATGHIVEQIEAIKTIIDKGLAYEVNGNVYFDVLKYNEKEHYGILSKRKIEDLIANTRELAGQSDKKNPQDFALWKKAEPQHIMRWSSPWGVGFPGWHLECTVMSSKYLGEEFDIHGGGMDLKFPHHECEIAQGIVANGKQPVRYWMHANMLTLNGKKIAKSTGNNILPEELFSGDNKNLSKGYHPSVVRFFMLQANYRSVLDFSDEALNSTEKGFERLMNAINSLESLKPSETSDIDIKSWRQSCYDAMNDDFNSPVLIAQLFEAVKYINASKHDKLALTKEDIKSLSKTLHAFCFDVLGLEKIASTNNNNQKQDKLIELLIDLRNQARANRDFEQSDKIRDRLIEMGIQLKDTAEGTTYEITP; this is translated from the coding sequence GGATGTATGTGTGCGGACCAACGGTTTACAACAAAGTCCATTTGGGAAATTGCCGAACTTTTATTTCATTTGATTTAATTTTTAGATACTTAAAGCATTTAGGTTATAAAGTCAGGTATGTCAGAAACATAACAGATGCTGGTCATTTAGAAAACGATGCCGAAGAAGGTGAAGATCGAATTGCTAAAAAAGCCAGATTAGAAGAACTAGAACCTATGGAAGTGGTTCAAAAATATACGGTTGATTTTCACAATACGCTTCAAAAATTCAATAATCTTCCTCCGAGTATTGAGCCTACAGCAACGGGTCATATTGTTGAACAAATTGAAGCTATCAAAACCATTATAGATAAGGGTTTAGCCTACGAAGTCAATGGTAACGTGTATTTTGACGTCTTAAAATATAACGAAAAAGAGCATTACGGAATTTTAAGCAAACGAAAGATAGAAGATTTAATCGCTAATACCAGAGAACTTGCAGGTCAATCTGACAAAAAAAATCCACAAGATTTTGCTTTGTGGAAAAAAGCAGAGCCACAACACATCATGCGTTGGTCATCACCTTGGGGCGTTGGTTTTCCAGGCTGGCATTTGGAATGCACGGTGATGAGCTCAAAATATCTCGGCGAAGAATTTGATATTCACGGCGGTGGCATGGATTTAAAATTTCCGCATCACGAATGTGAGATTGCTCAAGGTATAGTCGCTAATGGCAAACAACCAGTGAGATACTGGATGCATGCTAATATGCTGACTTTAAACGGTAAAAAAATAGCCAAAAGCACGGGCAACAATATTTTACCTGAGGAATTGTTTAGTGGTGATAATAAAAATCTGTCTAAAGGCTATCATCCCTCTGTTGTGCGTTTTTTTATGTTGCAAGCCAACTATAGAAGTGTATTAGATTTTTCTGACGAAGCTTTAAATTCTACCGAAAAAGGTTTTGAAAGATTAATGAATGCCATTAATAGTTTAGAAAGTTTAAAACCTTCAGAGACATCGGATATCGATATCAAATCATGGCGACAATCTTGCTACGATGCTATGAATGACGATTTTAATTCGCCTGTCTTAATAGCTCAATTGTTTGAAGCGGTAAAATATATCAATGCGTCTAAACATGATAAATTAGCATTGACCAAAGAAGATATAAAATCTTTATCTAAAACTTTACATGCATTTTGCTTTGATGTATTAGGTTTAGAAAAGATAGCTAGCACCAATAACAACAATCAAAAACAAGATAAGCTTATCGAGCTTTTAATCGATTTGCGTAATCAAGCACGAGCCAATAGAGATTTCGAACAAAGTGATAAAATCAGAGACCGCTTGATTGAAATGGGAATTCAACTCAAAGATACTGCCGAAGGAACGACTTATGAAATCACACCATAA
- the yidD gene encoding membrane protein insertion efficiency factor YidD → MKRILIFPFLFLIKIYQWLISPLTASSCRFQPTCSQYAYEAFKKHGVFKGFKLTVLRLSKCHPWGQSGYDPVPDDN, encoded by the coding sequence ATGAAACGCATATTGATTTTTCCTTTTTTATTCTTGATAAAAATTTATCAGTGGCTTATTTCACCACTAACCGCTTCAAGTTGTCGTTTCCAGCCAACTTGTTCACAATATGCTTATGAGGCATTCAAAAAACACGGTGTTTTTAAAGGTTTTAAATTGACTGTTTTAAGGCTATCAAAATGTCATCCTTGGGGTCAATCAGGTTATGACCCAGTGCCAGATGATAACTAA